One part of the Plasmodium yoelii strain 17X genome assembly, chromosome: 13 genome encodes these proteins:
- a CDS encoding PIR protein — MDYDLCKQFDTLRNYLPDELEKHESVDFNQNENIKYYCPNGVTGNKCETDIDKIKAGCLWLFEQLFVENKKNINTVQYIIIWLSYKLNQKTYGEIKDLNDFYTKCIENNTHYTSCKQGGVDCSKKLNDNIGYNNYKEIIDKRKGLLSTNIKNMSKIYDAFKLLCNIYTELGGSNTENKKYLENASKFVENYNKLNEDSDNTEDGAYYQVLYTLPNDYINLKDYCHSNRIDCNSIPPLIPTETEENDMQSSEKNCDDTPSLSIVKKLILALLIFSAISIFLGIFFKCSLFVLRKRAQKEYLREKLKNIKKRMNH; from the exons atgGATTATGACCTG tgtaaacAGTTTGATACATTGAGAAACTATTTACCCGATGAATTAGAAAAACATGAATCAGTTGATTTTAATCAAAACGAGAATATTAAGTATTACTGCCCTAATGGAGTTACAGGAAATAAATGTGAGACTgatatcgataaaattaaggCTGGATGTTTATGGTTGTTTGAGCAATTGTTtgtggaaaataaaaaaaatatcaatacTGTTCAATACATTatcatatggttaagttataaactaaATCAAAAGACGTATGGCGAAATCAAGgatttaaatgatttttacACTAAatgtatagaaaataatacgCATTATACTAGTTGTAAACAAGGTGGTGTAGATTGTAGTAAGaaattaaatgataatataggttataataattataaggaAATCATAGATAAAAGAAAGGGATTGTTGAGtactaatattaaaaatatgtctaaaatttatgatgcatttaaactATTATGTAACATATATACTGAACTTGGTGGAAGCAACacagaaaataaaaaatatttagaaaatgctAGTAAATTTGTTGAAAACTATAATAAACTTAATGAAGATTCTGATAATACTGAAGATGGCGCCTATTATCAAGTATTGTATACATTACcaaatgattatattaatttaaaagatTATTGTCATAGTAATAGGATTGATTGTAACAGTATTCCACCCCTTATACCGACAGAAacagaagaaaatgatatgCAAAGTTCTGAAAAAAATTGTGATGATACACCAAGCTTGTCgatagtaaaaaaattaattctagctttattaatattcagTGCAATATCAATCTTTTtgggaattttttttaag tgtTCGTTATTTGTATTACGGAAAAGAGCTCAAAAAgaatatttaagagaaaaactaaaaaatataaagaagagaatgaatcattaa
- a CDS encoding fam-a protein: protein MNKFYIKIVFFLLTIPLCVNNKTLVIELSLKKDTKPKSINHYHTNDSSEEVYEKNKHLLCNDPKETKNACNVMKEALIQLEYHTTNIVDYGLYKIYYTDYVRFDNVKYQYNTNVEKKQYIVDNPDMYNKIINKYWDPDSDHFLYIGSVKRKIVRMYTPNLVMIQQRSRKWPWSREKYFYALAAKFEISENKTIIVMTSANINDHNPSNEKYENEIVKSANLFKTDINSEDDIRKGYLKKTFVNIAGYIIEKKDKYLDVTHVESIDRYAPSFLKRMIRKALNNFSPQK from the exons ATGaataagttttatattaaaattgttttttttcttttaaccaTCCCCCTAtgtgttaataataaaaccctTGTAATCGAGCTTTCTCTAAAAAAAGATACAAAACCCAAATCAATAAATCATTATCATAC cAATGATAGTTCAGAAGAagtatatgaaaaaaacaaacaccTATTATGTAACGATCCCAAAGAAACTAAAAATGCATGCAATGTTATGAAAGAAGCTTTAATACAATTAGAATATCATACTACAAATATAGTTGATTAtggattatataaaatatattatactgaTTATGTGCGCTTTGATAATGTAAAATATcaatataatacaaatgttgaaaaaaaacaatatatagtTGATAATCCAGATATG tataataaaataataaacaagtaTTGGGATCCCGATAGTgatcattttttgtatataggCTCGGTTAAAA GAAAAATTGTCCGTATGTACACTCCAAATTTAGTAATGATACAACAACGTTCCAGAAAATGGCCATGGTCTCGtgagaaatatttttatgctttaGCTGCAAAATTTGAA ataTCAGAAAACAAAACTATAATTGTCATGACTTcagcaaatataaatgatcacAACCCTTccaatgaaaaatatgaaaacgAAATCGTAAAAAGCGCAAATTTATTCAAAACTGACATTAATTCTGAAGATGATATTAGAAAAGGatacttaaaaaaaacatttgtTAACATAGCTGGATATAtcattgaaaaaaaagacaaatatCTTGATGTCACCCATGTCGAATCT atTGATCGCTATGCCCCCAGTTTCCTAAAACGCATGATTAGAAAAgctttaaataatttttcccCTCAAAAATAg